A single Gammaproteobacteria bacterium DNA region contains:
- a CDS encoding DUF1552 domain-containing protein, whose amino-acid sequence MNFITGKHLSRRTFLRGMGTTVALPLLDAMVPAGRLWRDRAATEFTRFVGIEESMGCAGGSDWGDQQFLFAPEKVGRDFEFVATSQLKPLEPYREFLTVISNTDSRMAEAYRAEEIGGDHDRTTAVFLTQAHPKQTQGSDVYLGTSLDQLHARRFGQDTALPSLELTTESIDRGGGCAYNYHCAYTTSVAWASPTQPLPAIREPRAVFEQLFGAGDSAADRAARRRTDRSVIDWIAAEVARLKRDLGAVDRRAMDEYLTHIRELERRIELVEERNSSGEERAMPEAPSGVPDSWEEHMEIMFDLQLLALQTDMTRVITFKIGFDQSNRTFPVSGTNKSFHGASHHGNVPADIMDFNLINTHRLSLMGYFLEKMKNTMEGDASLLDKTAIVWGSSMGDPNLHNHRRCPLILMGHANGALEGNLHLRAPKGTPMADAFVSLMQGIGHDDMRAFGDSVSAFPLTFPRGGIADALREAGS is encoded by the coding sequence ATGAACTTCATCACGGGAAAGCACCTTTCTCGCCGTACCTTCCTTCGCGGGATGGGCACGACGGTTGCCCTCCCCCTGCTGGACGCGATGGTCCCAGCGGGCAGGTTGTGGCGCGACCGCGCCGCCACGGAGTTCACGCGCTTCGTGGGCATCGAGGAGTCGATGGGGTGCGCGGGCGGGAGCGACTGGGGCGACCAGCAGTTCCTGTTCGCCCCCGAGAAGGTCGGCCGCGACTTCGAGTTCGTGGCGACCAGCCAGCTCAAGCCGCTCGAGCCCTACCGCGAGTTCCTGACGGTGATCAGCAACACCGACTCGCGCATGGCGGAGGCGTACCGCGCCGAGGAGATCGGCGGCGACCACGACCGCACCACCGCCGTCTTCCTGACCCAGGCCCATCCCAAGCAAACCCAGGGATCGGACGTCTATCTCGGCACCTCGCTGGACCAGTTGCACGCGCGCCGCTTCGGTCAGGATACCGCCCTGCCCTCGCTCGAACTCACCACCGAGTCGATCGACCGCGGGGGCGGCTGCGCCTACAACTACCACTGCGCCTATACGACCTCCGTGGCGTGGGCCTCTCCGACCCAGCCGCTTCCGGCCATTCGCGAGCCGCGCGCGGTCTTCGAGCAGCTCTTCGGCGCGGGTGACTCCGCCGCCGACCGCGCCGCCCGCCGCCGCACCGACCGCAGCGTCATCGACTGGATCGCCGCCGAGGTGGCGCGCCTGAAGAGGGATCTGGGGGCGGTCGACCGACGGGCGATGGACGAGTACCTGACCCACATCCGCGAGCTGGAGCGCCGCATCGAACTGGTCGAGGAGCGCAACAGCAGCGGCGAGGAGCGGGCCATGCCCGAGGCTCCGTCCGGCGTCCCGGATTCCTGGGAAGAGCACATGGAGATCATGTTCGACCTCCAGCTGCTCGCGCTGCAGACGGACATGACCCGGGTCATCACCTTCAAGATCGGCTTCGACCAGTCCAACCGGACCTTCCCGGTCAGCGGCACCAACAAGTCCTTCCACGGGGCTTCGCACCACGGCAACGTCCCCGCCGACATCATGGACTTCAACCTCATCAACACACACAGGCTGAGCCTGATGGGGTACTTCCTGGAGAAGATGAAGAACACGATGGAGGGCGACGCTTCGCTGCTGGACAAGACCGCGATCGTCTGGGGTTCGTCCATGGGCGATCCGAACCTGCACAACCACCGCCGGTGCCCGCTCATCCTTATGGGGCACGCCAACGGCGCCCTGGAAGGCAACCTGCATCTGCGCGCGCCCAAGGGGACCCCGATGGCCGACGCGTTCGTGAGCCTGATGCAGGGCATCGGACACGACGACATGCGGGCGTTCGGCGACAGCGTGAGCGCGTTCCCGCTGACGTTCCCGAGAGGCGGCATTGCCGACGCGCTGCGGGAGGCGGGTTCGTGA
- a CDS encoding ankyrin repeat domain-containing protein: MRARDKAVRRRMGLLGATLLLVSLAGSVEAQDAGLIGAAKHGDADAVQALLAGGADPNLARGDGMTPLHMAALEGHADVVAVLLGAGAEVGATTRIGAYTPLHLASQAGHGAVVRALLEQGADATLATTNSGTTPLHLAARVMDGEEAAAALLEHGADVNAREGSVGQTPLMFAAAYNRTPTIQVLLKHGADPNLATRVVDVLRNVAIDREASRLLRDRIEGLRFAAEPGTEPELTPAQVQEAIAAQREFLRADHSQRDFDSDDLTQYRADYPGGPPLARPPYRETLVGMTGGMTALLHAAREGHVEAGLALLDGGADIDQVSADGTSPLLMTILNGQFDLAMELVERGADPDRAADTDGISPLFAVLQTHWAPKSNYPQPRAHDNEQTEYLELLQALLDAGADPNVQLNTHLWYWEFGLTKMGINLEGATPFYRAAFAQDIEAMKMLAAHGADPDIPTRWPAVGMRERRQQDGRQQEDSGLPWIPEGEFNAYAIHAAAGGGWQGLGAFSVRSVPDNFLNAVKYLVDEHGADVNLADSWLYRPIHYAAARGDNELIMYLVEQGADVTAITRLGQSAADMARGGRSGFFVRVAYPETEELLVSLGSSRECEHTHFLDTGDFCEGLGVHDPWKEKGIPQTTETVVPPPPPPGGNRR, from the coding sequence GTGAGGGCCCGGGACAAGGCGGTGCGACGCCGCATGGGCCTGTTGGGCGCGACCCTGCTGCTGGTTTCGCTCGCCGGCTCCGTTGAGGCCCAGGATGCCGGACTGATCGGGGCCGCGAAGCACGGTGACGCGGATGCGGTGCAGGCGCTGCTCGCCGGAGGCGCGGACCCGAACCTGGCGCGGGGCGACGGCATGACGCCGCTGCACATGGCGGCGCTCGAGGGGCACGCCGATGTGGTGGCCGTGCTGCTGGGAGCGGGCGCCGAAGTAGGCGCGACCACCCGCATCGGGGCGTACACACCGCTCCACCTGGCCAGTCAGGCCGGGCACGGCGCGGTGGTGCGCGCGCTGCTCGAGCAGGGCGCGGATGCGACACTGGCGACCACCAACAGCGGAACCACCCCGCTTCACCTGGCCGCGCGGGTGATGGACGGGGAGGAAGCCGCCGCCGCGCTCCTGGAGCACGGGGCCGACGTGAACGCGCGCGAGGGCTCCGTCGGCCAGACCCCGCTGATGTTCGCGGCCGCCTACAACCGGACGCCGACCATTCAGGTGCTCCTCAAGCACGGGGCGGACCCGAACCTGGCCACCCGGGTCGTGGACGTGCTGCGCAACGTGGCCATCGACCGCGAGGCCAGCCGGCTCCTGCGCGACCGCATCGAGGGGCTCCGCTTCGCAGCCGAACCCGGCACGGAACCCGAATTGACCCCCGCGCAGGTGCAGGAGGCGATCGCGGCCCAGCGGGAGTTCCTGCGCGCCGACCACTCGCAGCGGGACTTCGACTCCGACGATCTCACCCAGTACCGGGCGGACTACCCGGGCGGCCCACCGCTCGCGCGCCCACCCTACCGGGAGACGCTGGTCGGCATGACCGGCGGCATGACCGCGCTGCTGCACGCCGCGCGCGAGGGGCACGTCGAAGCGGGGCTCGCCTTGCTGGACGGCGGGGCCGACATCGACCAGGTCAGCGCCGACGGCACCAGCCCGCTTCTGATGACCATCCTCAACGGCCAGTTCGATCTGGCCATGGAGCTGGTCGAGCGCGGCGCCGACCCTGACCGCGCCGCCGACACCGACGGCATCTCCCCGCTGTTCGCGGTTCTGCAGACCCACTGGGCGCCCAAGTCCAACTATCCGCAGCCCCGCGCACACGACAACGAGCAGACCGAGTACCTCGAGCTGCTGCAGGCGCTTCTGGACGCCGGCGCGGACCCGAACGTCCAGCTCAACACGCACTTGTGGTACTGGGAGTTCGGCCTCACCAAGATGGGCATCAACCTGGAGGGCGCCACGCCGTTCTACCGGGCCGCCTTCGCGCAGGACATCGAGGCGATGAAGATGCTGGCCGCCCACGGCGCCGATCCCGACATCCCAACCCGTTGGCCAGCGGTCGGCATGCGGGAACGCCGCCAGCAGGACGGGCGCCAGCAGGAGGACTCAGGTCTGCCCTGGATCCCCGAAGGTGAGTTCAACGCCTATGCCATTCACGCGGCCGCCGGTGGCGGCTGGCAGGGGCTCGGTGCGTTCAGCGTGCGCAGCGTCCCCGACAACTTCCTCAATGCCGTCAAGTACCTGGTCGACGAGCACGGGGCGGACGTGAACCTGGCGGACTCGTGGCTGTACCGGCCCATCCACTACGCCGCGGCCCGTGGCGACAACGAGCTCATCATGTACCTGGTCGAGCAGGGAGCGGACGTGACCGCCATCACCCGGCTGGGTCAATCCGCGGCCGACATGGCCCGTGGGGGCCGTTCGGGCTTCTTCGTGCGCGTGGCCTACCCCGAAACGGAGGAACTGCTGGTCAGCCTCGGCTCCAGCCGCGAGTGCGAGCATACCCACTTCCTCGACACGGGCGACTTCTGCGAGGGACTCGGGGTCCACGACCCCTGGAAGGAGAAGGGGATTCCGCAGACGACCGAGACGGTGGTGCCGCCACCGCCTCCTCCGGGAGGAAATCGGCGGTAG
- a CDS encoding MOSC domain-containing protein, which yields MSGRLEAIWLKRQRGGEMSAVSEATAEAGGGLAGDANYGRTRRQVTLIEKEVFDTLNDELGTPVDPALRRANLMVSGVSLANTRDRRIRIGGCMLQVRGETRPCTIMEEQLTGLRDALDPNWRGGVFCTVLSDARIQVGDAVSWED from the coding sequence ATGAGCGGAAGACTCGAGGCGATCTGGCTGAAGCGGCAGCGCGGGGGCGAGATGAGCGCCGTCTCGGAGGCCACCGCGGAGGCGGGAGGCGGACTTGCCGGCGACGCGAACTACGGCCGCACCCGGCGCCAGGTCACGTTGATCGAGAAGGAAGTCTTCGACACGCTCAACGACGAACTCGGCACCCCTGTCGATCCAGCTCTCAGGCGCGCAAACCTGATGGTGAGCGGGGTGAGCCTGGCGAACACCCGCGACCGCAGGATCCGCATCGGCGGCTGCATGCTTCAGGTGCGCGGCGAAACCCGGCCCTGCACGATCATGGAGGAACAGCTCACCGGTTTGCGGGACGCCCTCGATCCCAACTGGCGAGGCGGAGTCTTCTGCACGGTGCTGAGCGACGCCCGCATCCAGGTAGGTGACGCGGTGAGCTGGGAGGATTAG
- a CDS encoding serine hydrolase, translating to MKMLHRLIPSFAVLTIIAAGCAPAGDAPEPAAENPQAQLLARAAELELPGEYALPPGDPVVHSTAGFAKILCSNVFLSGLDPDFAAEHTGFFTALRQHRGAVTDRVVDYENQRVHLTLPDGTVRSAKLHGDQGCLALPIGEEEPYYESVEVVSTLPDAEATPWPLGDLLPDEPFPADVDMDKVAQAVDAAFAPPEALTAAFVVTHRGRLLAERYREGIDHTTPLESWSMNKSLTGTLMGILIQKGVYDLWQSAPVPEWQGEGDPRQAIRIGDIMRMSSGLRCRNLGDPGDDPDIGYPDHLYLYTGTVNSFEWAAGKDQQWEPNTVGRYRNCDPVLTNYLVRLGVEGELGENYHQFPQRHLFDKLGMRNFIAMTDPYGNFLLQGYGFGSGRDWARLGNLYLQDGVVNGERILPEGYVEYASTLAPAWVADGRPVYGGAFFWVNGDGGRPIPTSAFRMAGAGGQSTIIIPTHDMVVVRIGHYSGGGPGGRALNEALSLLMEAVPTN from the coding sequence ATGAAGATGCTGCACCGCCTGATCCCGTCTTTCGCCGTCCTCACGATCATCGCCGCCGGCTGTGCCCCGGCCGGCGACGCGCCCGAACCGGCCGCCGAGAATCCGCAGGCGCAGCTCCTCGCCCGCGCTGCCGAGCTCGAACTTCCGGGCGAGTACGCGCTGCCGCCCGGAGACCCGGTGGTGCATTCGACGGCGGGCTTCGCGAAGATCCTGTGCTCCAACGTCTTTCTGTCGGGGCTGGATCCGGACTTCGCCGCCGAGCACACCGGCTTCTTCACCGCGCTGCGCCAACACCGCGGCGCTGTGACCGATCGGGTGGTGGACTACGAGAACCAGCGGGTGCACCTCACCCTGCCGGACGGCACGGTGCGCTCGGCCAAGCTGCACGGCGACCAGGGGTGCCTCGCTCTCCCCATCGGCGAGGAGGAGCCGTACTACGAGTCGGTCGAGGTGGTCTCGACCCTCCCGGATGCCGAGGCCACGCCCTGGCCGCTGGGCGACCTCCTTCCGGACGAGCCCTTCCCGGCCGATGTGGACATGGACAAGGTCGCACAGGCGGTGGATGCGGCCTTCGCTCCCCCGGAGGCGCTGACCGCGGCCTTCGTCGTGACCCACCGGGGCCGCCTGCTGGCCGAGCGCTACCGCGAGGGCATTGACCACACTACTCCGCTGGAGAGCTGGTCCATGAACAAGAGCCTCACCGGCACGCTCATGGGCATCCTGATCCAGAAGGGCGTCTACGACCTCTGGCAGTCCGCGCCGGTACCCGAGTGGCAGGGCGAAGGCGACCCGCGCCAGGCCATCCGCATCGGCGACATCATGCGGATGTCATCCGGGCTGCGCTGCCGCAACCTGGGCGATCCCGGCGACGACCCGGACATCGGGTACCCCGACCACCTGTACCTCTATACGGGCACCGTCAACTCGTTCGAGTGGGCGGCCGGCAAAGATCAGCAGTGGGAGCCCAACACGGTGGGACGGTACCGGAACTGTGACCCCGTGCTCACCAATTACCTGGTCCGCCTGGGCGTCGAAGGGGAGCTGGGCGAGAACTACCACCAGTTCCCGCAACGGCATCTCTTCGACAAGCTGGGGATGCGCAACTTCATCGCCATGACCGATCCCTACGGCAACTTCCTGCTCCAGGGGTACGGCTTCGGCAGCGGGCGCGACTGGGCCCGGCTCGGCAACCTGTATCTGCAGGACGGCGTGGTGAACGGCGAACGCATTCTCCCGGAAGGATACGTGGAGTACGCGTCCACGCTCGCCCCCGCCTGGGTAGCGGACGGGCGTCCGGTGTACGGAGGTGCCTTCTTCTGGGTGAACGGCGATGGCGGCCGCCCCATCCCGACGAGCGCCTTCCGCATGGCGGGCGCCGGAGGCCAGAGCACGATCATCATCCCGACACACGACATGGTGGTGGTGCGCATCGGGCACTACAGCGGCGGCGGACCGGGGGGCCGGGCGCTCAACGAGGCGCTGAGCCTGCTGATGGAGGCGGTGCCGACGAACTGA
- a CDS encoding TIGR02206 family membrane protein, with protein MIFGGAHLLSLAVLAALGYVTLRLGQSGSEETRLRIKRGMIALLLITFVEGHFWHVFHGEWAVAERLPLHMSGAMVWVSIYGLWTDRPWTRPLMYYLGIAGAIQGVLQPDSPYGFPHVRFVATMISHTTIVVAGLWVILVEEYAPSLRSTLWTLALVHIYAAVIFVFNLLVGTNYLYIVEKPESASLMDIFPEWPWYLLVLEGLLLVIVVGMYLPFARLRRA; from the coding sequence GTGATCTTCGGGGGTGCACACTTGCTCTCCCTGGCCGTGCTGGCCGCCCTCGGATATGTGACGCTCCGCCTCGGGCAGTCGGGGAGCGAAGAGACCCGGCTACGGATCAAGCGGGGCATGATCGCGCTGCTCCTCATCACCTTCGTGGAAGGACACTTCTGGCACGTATTCCACGGGGAGTGGGCAGTGGCGGAGCGCCTCCCCCTGCACATGTCCGGCGCGATGGTGTGGGTGAGCATCTACGGGCTCTGGACGGACCGGCCCTGGACCCGCCCGCTGATGTACTATCTGGGGATCGCCGGGGCGATCCAGGGGGTCCTCCAACCCGACAGCCCGTATGGATTCCCCCACGTACGTTTCGTGGCAACGATGATTTCGCACACCACGATAGTGGTCGCCGGATTGTGGGTGATCCTCGTGGAGGAGTACGCACCGAGCCTTCGCTCGACTCTGTGGACCCTCGCGCTCGTCCATATCTACGCGGCGGTCATCTTCGTCTTCAACCTGTTGGTGGGCACGAACTACCTGTACATCGTGGAGAAACCGGAGTCCGCGTCGCTCATGGACATCTTCCCGGAATGGCCGTGGTACCTGCTGGTACTCGAGGGGCTCCTGCTGGTCATCGTCGTCGGGATGTACCTGCCCTTCGCGCGCCTGCGCAGAGCCTGA
- a CDS encoding DUF1028 domain-containing protein, with translation MKAGTLLFPTALVVVTLLPPSTSEAAAAQEEDPNYLATYSIIARDRGTGELGMGVQSKAFAAGNRAMHAKGGVAVIAHQASANPMYGAIGVDLIERGYSPQEALDMMVASDEGRDRRQVAILDMEGRTAAWTGAGASDWKGHRCGRDYCAQGNILAGPEVVDAMAASFEASSGPLAERLMDALDAAEAAGGDARGKQSGAILVVAPRAGSGGFSDRVVDIRVDDHARPLDELRRVLNLFRSGQMVRNANASMAQGNLEEALATATAARDKSPENDNAWVALATVQARMGRDADALESLRRAVELNPGRMRTLPRDRNFETLHEHPDFRQLVGADDPGASAR, from the coding sequence ATGAAGGCCGGCACCCTTCTCTTCCCCACGGCCCTCGTGGTGGTGACCCTGCTGCCGCCCTCGACGTCGGAGGCCGCGGCCGCGCAGGAAGAAGATCCCAACTATCTGGCAACCTACTCCATCATCGCTCGCGACCGGGGCACCGGTGAACTCGGCATGGGCGTCCAGTCCAAGGCCTTCGCGGCCGGAAACCGGGCCATGCACGCAAAGGGCGGCGTTGCGGTCATCGCGCACCAGGCGTCGGCCAACCCCATGTATGGCGCGATCGGCGTCGACCTGATCGAGCGCGGCTACAGCCCGCAGGAGGCGCTCGACATGATGGTGGCGAGCGACGAGGGGCGTGACCGTCGCCAGGTGGCGATTCTGGACATGGAGGGCCGCACGGCGGCCTGGACCGGAGCCGGCGCCAGCGACTGGAAGGGTCACCGGTGCGGCCGGGACTATTGCGCCCAGGGCAACATCCTGGCCGGTCCCGAAGTGGTCGACGCCATGGCGGCTTCCTTCGAAGCGTCCAGCGGTCCGCTGGCCGAGCGGCTGATGGACGCGCTCGACGCCGCTGAAGCTGCGGGCGGGGACGCACGCGGCAAGCAGTCGGGCGCCATCCTGGTGGTGGCTCCGCGTGCCGGCAGCGGCGGGTTCAGCGACCGGGTCGTGGATATCCGGGTGGACGACCATGCCAGGCCGCTGGACGAGCTCCGGCGCGTGCTCAACCTCTTCCGGTCCGGCCAGATGGTGCGCAACGCCAACGCAAGCATGGCGCAAGGGAACCTGGAAGAGGCCCTGGCCACTGCCACCGCCGCGCGCGACAAGTCGCCGGAGAACGACAACGCGTGGGTGGCACTGGCGACTGTGCAGGCCCGTATGGGACGCGACGCGGATGCGCTGGAGTCGCTCCGCAGGGCAGTCGAGTTGAACCCCGGTCGCATGCGCACCCTGCCCCGCGACCGAAACTTCGAGACTCTCCACGAGCACCCGGACTTCCGGCAGCTGGTCGGGGCCGATGATCCCGGTGCGAGTGCTCGTTGA
- a CDS encoding TonB-dependent receptor — translation MPLGSVGTVSGGTDAVRYHFTLGWDFDEGPVPNNTNNRLDARANLNWLPREDLTVDFGFGGIRSELHTTTGRQPARVTGFHWSCPGGGCEIGTGTPNALDGAFRGYIAYLPDLYDELLDSGQKVYRSIYTLTATHRPFDWLTHRLVVGLDQAETNGFRLNRHSSGRVGISGRQGDKRLEFRNTDNFSFDYSGTLTYEPVAGFSLATSSGAQYYERSSEWLAGRGSRFAVPSLETISAGETRETSDGFSSNKTIGMYVQEQMSWQNRIFLTGALRGDDNSAFGADYDFVVYPKLSASWVVSEESALEGLDWINSLRLRTAWGKAGQQPDQFAAVRLYNPEPGYQGAGGVTPLTIGNSDVQPEVGVETEIGFDAGLFNDRVGLEFTYYDQRRTNALISVPVKPSTGFPGSQLRNIGEIQNTGFELGLNVDAYQGSTVGVEFGLALHTNRNEVLDLGGLDPIPVFGRNFTTGWTGQRHAVGFPLGSIFLPVVVSSDIVGTGLQARATNVMCESGPIAAPGTRITRGGGPPVPCTSGETAPEVYRGSTVPTREMAFNATVSFLDNTRFYVDLQYVGGHTMVDGITAGSHLFFRNTRAINEKTDPIFLGYDEIGEVNPSGIFDASQLTMRSVSLSHSFSGEMAARLGASRLNLTLSGQNLWRIWRAQSEAFGHSIVDSEIRDTGARNTDPGGISAYTQDGFPMFKRFLATVRVTW, via the coding sequence ATGCCTCTTGGAAGCGTCGGTACCGTCTCGGGAGGCACGGACGCGGTCCGGTATCACTTCACGCTGGGCTGGGACTTTGATGAAGGACCCGTCCCAAACAATACCAACAACAGGCTGGACGCACGTGCGAACCTCAACTGGCTGCCCCGCGAGGACCTGACGGTGGACTTCGGCTTCGGGGGGATTCGCTCCGAACTGCACACCACGACGGGGCGCCAGCCCGCGCGTGTTACAGGGTTCCACTGGTCCTGCCCTGGCGGTGGATGCGAGATCGGTACAGGGACGCCCAACGCGCTGGATGGTGCTTTCCGCGGCTATATCGCGTATCTGCCGGACCTGTACGACGAGTTGCTCGATTCCGGGCAGAAAGTCTATCGCAGCATCTATACGCTAACGGCCACGCATCGCCCATTCGACTGGCTCACCCACCGGTTGGTCGTGGGACTGGACCAGGCGGAGACGAACGGTTTCCGGCTCAATCGCCACTCGTCGGGGCGGGTTGGCATCAGCGGCCGTCAGGGCGACAAGAGGCTCGAATTTCGCAACACCGACAATTTCAGCTTCGACTACTCCGGTACGCTGACCTACGAGCCTGTAGCCGGGTTCTCGCTGGCGACATCGTCCGGTGCCCAGTACTACGAGCGGTCCTCGGAGTGGCTCGCGGGGCGTGGATCACGCTTCGCGGTGCCCAGTCTCGAGACGATCTCCGCGGGAGAAACCCGAGAGACGTCCGATGGCTTTTCCAGCAACAAGACCATCGGGATGTATGTTCAGGAGCAGATGTCCTGGCAGAACCGGATCTTCCTGACCGGTGCTCTCCGAGGGGACGACAACTCCGCCTTCGGGGCGGACTACGACTTCGTAGTCTATCCGAAGCTGAGCGCGAGTTGGGTTGTCTCGGAGGAGTCCGCGCTGGAGGGTTTGGACTGGATCAACTCGCTGCGGCTCCGGACAGCCTGGGGGAAAGCCGGACAGCAGCCCGATCAGTTCGCAGCGGTGAGGCTCTACAATCCGGAGCCGGGATACCAGGGCGCGGGCGGCGTGACTCCCTTGACGATCGGAAACTCCGACGTGCAACCCGAGGTTGGCGTGGAGACCGAGATCGGCTTCGACGCCGGACTCTTCAACGACCGAGTCGGTCTCGAGTTTACCTACTACGACCAAAGGCGGACGAATGCCCTGATCAGCGTTCCGGTTAAGCCCTCGACGGGCTTTCCCGGCTCCCAGCTCAGGAATATCGGAGAGATTCAGAACACGGGATTCGAACTCGGGCTCAACGTGGATGCATACCAGGGTTCGACCGTGGGGGTCGAGTTCGGCCTGGCGCTCCACACGAACAGGAATGAGGTGCTCGATCTGGGGGGATTGGACCCGATTCCCGTGTTCGGGCGGAACTTTACAACCGGGTGGACGGGCCAGCGCCACGCAGTGGGCTTCCCGCTTGGGTCCATTTTCCTGCCTGTGGTGGTGTCGTCCGACATCGTGGGCACAGGCTTGCAGGCGCGCGCGACGAACGTGATGTGCGAAAGCGGTCCGATCGCAGCGCCGGGCACCCGAATCACCCGGGGAGGGGGTCCTCCTGTGCCGTGCACCAGCGGAGAGACCGCGCCCGAGGTCTACAGGGGCTCGACTGTTCCTACACGCGAAATGGCTTTCAACGCGACCGTGTCGTTCCTGGACAACACACGCTTCTACGTCGACCTGCAATACGTGGGCGGGCACACCATGGTGGACGGGATCACGGCGGGCTCCCACCTTTTCTTCCGGAACACAAGGGCGATCAACGAGAAGACCGACCCGATCTTCCTCGGCTACGACGAGATCGGGGAAGTCAACCCGTCGGGGATCTTCGACGCCTCCCAGCTCACCATGCGGAGCGTGTCGCTGAGTCACAGTTTTTCAGGTGAAATGGCCGCGAGACTCGGTGCCTCCCGGCTCAATCTGACGCTCTCCGGTCAGAACCTCTGGAGGATATGGAGAGCGCAGAGCGAAGCCTTTGGGCACTCCATCGTCGATTCGGAGATTCGGGACACCGGCGCAAGGAATACCGACCCCGGAGGAATCTCAGCCTATACGCAGGACGGTTTCCCGATGTTCAAACGTTTCCTGGCGACCGTGCGGGTGACCTGGTGA
- a CDS encoding RagB/SusD family nutrient uptake outer membrane protein, which produces MNRVIEMVPWWRRLPGVVALSVALGVAGCDTAELLEVDLPGNVTAEDIEDPSLAGTMRVSAIGDFEWAWDEYVDFAAKHSDEYIQSSGNFTGRRLQIRDIPANEPRYQVNVFGRLHRARVMLESHFDRLQTFADADVLNRTQYLAEMRTYGGFIYVVFGEGFCGTPLNGDGVVRTPEQLLEIAVDQFTEALSIAGQLGTRRGQELVQAARIGRARAYLNLDQYSNAIADAQSIVNDPDLDFYATREYGENRRENSMANTNELDTNQQSTVAPSYRDVRWKGVPDPRVTVMETGLIGHDNATIVWRHNKTPESFPAGAAQDVIIASSREARMIIAEASALTGDLATAISIMDDFHAAAGIPPITAEDVPTQDDVIRQVIEERRREFFVEGGHRQRDHLRWRGTQFNIPYLGEPGSDHPNGVDQYGQVYGNTTCFPIAQNEQVGS; this is translated from the coding sequence ATGAATAGAGTGATCGAGATGGTGCCGTGGTGGCGGAGGCTGCCCGGCGTTGTGGCGCTTTCGGTGGCCCTTGGGGTGGCGGGGTGCGACACCGCCGAGCTCCTCGAGGTGGATCTTCCGGGTAACGTCACGGCCGAGGACATCGAGGATCCCAGTTTGGCCGGTACCATGCGGGTATCCGCCATCGGTGACTTCGAGTGGGCGTGGGATGAGTACGTAGACTTCGCGGCCAAACATTCGGACGAGTACATCCAGTCTTCCGGGAACTTCACCGGACGACGACTGCAGATCCGGGATATCCCGGCTAATGAGCCACGGTATCAGGTCAACGTCTTCGGCCGGCTCCATCGGGCGAGGGTCATGCTCGAAAGCCATTTTGACCGGCTTCAGACCTTTGCCGACGCTGACGTCCTGAACCGGACCCAATATCTGGCCGAGATGCGGACGTACGGGGGCTTCATATACGTGGTCTTCGGCGAGGGCTTCTGCGGAACGCCGCTCAACGGAGACGGCGTGGTCCGGACTCCGGAACAGCTCCTAGAGATCGCCGTGGATCAGTTTACGGAGGCCCTGAGCATCGCCGGGCAGTTGGGGACGAGGCGGGGTCAGGAACTTGTGCAGGCGGCGCGGATTGGACGCGCCCGGGCGTACCTCAACCTGGATCAGTATTCCAACGCCATCGCCGACGCGCAGTCTATCGTGAACGATCCCGACCTCGATTTCTACGCAACTCGGGAGTATGGAGAAAATCGGCGCGAGAACTCGATGGCGAACACGAACGAGCTCGATACCAACCAGCAGTCGACCGTCGCCCCGAGCTACCGTGACGTGCGGTGGAAGGGCGTGCCCGACCCCCGGGTGACGGTCATGGAAACCGGGCTCATCGGCCACGACAACGCCACCATCGTCTGGCGCCACAACAAGACGCCCGAGAGTTTCCCCGCGGGCGCGGCCCAGGACGTCATCATCGCTTCGTCGCGTGAGGCCCGCATGATCATTGCCGAGGCCTCGGCCCTGACCGGGGACCTGGCCACGGCGATCAGCATCATGGATGATTTCCACGCCGCTGCCGGGATTCCTCCGATCACCGCGGAAGACGTGCCTACCCAGGACGACGTCATCCGGCAAGTCATCGAGGAGCGCCGTCGGGAGTTCTTCGTCGAAGGCGGTCATCGCCAGAGGGACCATCTGCGGTGGCGGGGCACCCAGTTCAACATCCCGTACCTCGGTGAACCCGGCTCCGATCATCCGAACGGGGTCGATCAGTACGGTCAGGTCTACGGCAACACAACTTGCTTCCCAATCGCTCAGAACGAGCAGGTGGGAAGCTGA